In one Mustela lutreola isolate mMusLut2 chromosome 8, mMusLut2.pri, whole genome shotgun sequence genomic region, the following are encoded:
- the MGAT3 gene encoding beta-1,4-mannosyl-glycoprotein 4-beta-N-acetylglucosaminyltransferase isoform X2 has protein sequence MKMRRYKLFLMFCMAGLCLISFLHFFKTLSYVTFPRELASLSPNLVSSFFWNNAPVTPQASPEPGSPDLLRTPLYSHSPLLQPLSPSKASEELHRMDFVLPEDTTEYFVRTKAGGVCFKPGTKMLEKPSSGRPEEKAEGADGSSARGPARHLLSARERPGARSPRRKWVECVCLPGWHGPSCGVPTVVQYSNLPTKERLVPREVPRRVINAININHEFDLLDVRFHELGDVVDAFVVCESNFTAYGEPRPLKFREMLTNGTFEYIRHKVLYVFLDHFPLGGRQDGWIADDYLRTFLTQDGVSRLRNLRPDDVFIIDDADEIPARDGVLFLKLYDGWTEPFAFHMRKSLYGFFWKQPGTLEVVSGCTVDMLQTVYGLDGIRLRRRQYYTMPNFRQYENRTGHILVQWSLGSPLHFAGWHCSWCFTPEGIYFKLVSAQNGDFPRWGDYEDKRDLNYIRGLIRTGGWFDGTQQEYPPADPSEHMYAPKYLLSNYAQFRYLLDNPYQEPRSTAEGGRRPRAPEGRPPARGKSDVVEG, from the coding sequence TTCTTCTGGAACAATGCCCCCGTCACGCCCCAGGCCAGCCCGGAGCCGGGCAGCCCCGATCTGCTGCGAACGCCGCTCTACTCCCACTCGCCCCTGCTCCAGCCGCTGTCCCCAAGCAAGGCTAGTGAGGAGCTCCACCGGATGGACTTCGTGCTGCCCGAGGACACCACCGAGTACTTCGTCCGCACCAAGGCGGGAGGCGTCTGCTTCAAACCAGGCACCAAGATGCTGGAGAAGCCCTCCTCGGGGCGGCCCGAGGAGAAGGCGGAGGGGGCCGATGGCTCCTCTGCCCGGGGCCCGGCCCGGCACCTGCTGAGCGCCCGTGAGCGCCCGGGCGCCCGCAGCCCGCGGCGCAAGTGGGTGGAGTGCGTGTGCCTCCCGGGCTGGCACGGGCCGAGCTGCGGCGTGCCCACCGTGGTGCAGTACTCCAACCTGCCCACCAAGGAGCGCCTGGTGCCCCGCGAGGTGCCGCGGCGGGTCATCAACGCCATCAACATCAACCATGAGTTCGACCTGCTGGACGTGCGCTTCCACGAGCTGGGCGACGTGGTGGACGCCTTCGTGGTGTGCGAGTCCAACTTCACGGCCTACGGGGAGCCGCGGCCGCTCAAGTTCCGCGAGATGCTCACCAACGGCACGTTCGAGTACATCCGGCACAAGGTGCTCTACGTCTTCCTGGACCACTTCCCGCTGGGCGGGCGGCAGGACGGCTGGATCGCCGACGACTACCTGCGCACCTTCCTGACCCAGGACGGCGTGTCGCGCCTGCGCAACCTGCGGCCCGACGACGTCTTCATCATCGACGACGCCGACGAGATCCCCGCGCGCGACGGCGTGCTCTTCCTCAAGCTGTACGACGGCTGGACGGAGCCGTTCGCCTTCCACATGCGCAAGTCGCTGTACGGCTTCTTCTGGAAGCAGCCGGGCACCCTGGAGGTGGTGTCGGGCTGCACGGTGGACATGCTGCAGACGGTGTACGGGCTGGACGGCATCCGCCTGCGCCGCCGCCAGTACTACACCATGCCCAACTTCCGGCAGTACGAGAACCGCACGGGCCACATCCTGGTGCAGTGGTCGCTCGGTAGCCCCCTGCACTTCGCCGGCTGGCACTGCTCCTGGTGCTTCACGCCCGAGGGCATCTACTTCAAGCTCGTGTCGGCCCAGAACGGCGACTTCCCCCGCTGGGGCGACTACGAGGACAAGCGGGACCTTAATTACATCCGGGGCCTGATCCGCACCGGGGGCTGGTTCGATGGCACGCAGCAGGAGTACCCGCCGGCCGACCCCAGCGAGCACATGTACGCCCCGAAGTACCTGCTCAGCAACTACGCCCAGTTCCGCTACCTGCTGGACAACCcctaccaggagcccaggagcaCGGCGGAAGGTGGGCGGCGGCCCAGGGCTCCCGAGGGAAGGCCCCCCGCCAGGGGCAAATCGGATGTGGTTGAAGGCTAA
- the LOC131839501 gene encoding mitochondrial ribosome and complex I assembly factor AltMIEF1, producing MAPWSREAVLSLYRALLRQGRELRYTDRDFYLAYIRREFRKNQKLEDPEARERQLEKGLVFLHSKLGGII from the coding sequence ATGGCCCCATGGAGCCGAGAGGCGGTGCTCAGTCTCTACCGGGCCCTGCTGCGCCAGGGTCGAGAGCTTCGCTACACTGATCGAGACTTCTACCTTGCCTACATCCGCCGTGAGTTCCGGAAAAATCAGAAGCTAGAGGATCCTGAGGCCCGGGAGAGGCAGCTGGAAAAGGGCCTGGTCTTCCTCCACAGCAAATTGGGGGGGATTATTTAG